The Streptomyces sp. NBC_01197 genome window below encodes:
- the sufD gene encoding Fe-S cluster assembly protein SufD, translating to MAEAQIIPAGSTTAGSIAVAAESTVATRVSAPPSFDVADFPVPHGREEEWRFTPLERLKGLHDGTAVATGAGVEVEVSAPDGVHVETVGRDDARIGRAGTPVDRVAAQAYSSFEKASVVSVPKETVLSEPIRIAVRGVGGVAYGHQVIELGAFAEALVVIDHTGDAVLAANVDYILGDGAKLTVVSVQDWEPGAVHVAQHNALVGRDASLKSVVVTFGGDVVRLHPRVQYAGPGGDAELLGLYFTDHGQHQEHRLLVDHNAPHCRSNVAYKGALQGQDAHAVWIGDVLIRAAAEGTDSYELNRNLVLTDGARVDSVPNLEIETGEIAGAGHASATGRFDDSQLFYLQSRGIPEAEARRLVVRGFFAELVQQIGLPDVEERLLDKIDAELQAAV from the coding sequence TGAGGCTCAAATTATTCCAGCAGGTTCCACCACTGCCGGGTCCATCGCGGTGGCTGCCGAGTCCACCGTCGCCACCCGTGTGAGTGCACCGCCGTCCTTCGACGTCGCGGACTTCCCGGTCCCGCACGGCCGTGAGGAGGAGTGGCGGTTCACTCCGCTGGAGCGGCTCAAGGGGCTGCACGACGGCACCGCCGTGGCGACCGGCGCCGGCGTCGAGGTCGAGGTGTCCGCGCCCGACGGCGTCCACGTCGAGACCGTCGGCCGTGACGACGCCCGCATCGGCCGGGCCGGCACCCCGGTGGACCGGGTCGCCGCCCAGGCGTACTCCTCCTTCGAGAAGGCCTCGGTCGTCTCGGTACCCAAGGAGACCGTGCTCAGCGAGCCGATCCGGATCGCCGTACGCGGCGTCGGCGGCGTCGCCTACGGCCACCAGGTCATCGAGCTGGGCGCCTTCGCCGAAGCCCTCGTGGTCATCGACCACACCGGCGACGCGGTGCTCGCCGCCAACGTCGACTACATCCTGGGCGACGGCGCGAAGCTGACCGTCGTCTCCGTCCAGGACTGGGAGCCCGGCGCCGTCCACGTGGCGCAGCACAACGCGCTGGTGGGCAGGGACGCCTCACTCAAGTCGGTCGTGGTCACCTTCGGCGGCGACGTCGTGCGCCTCCACCCGCGTGTGCAGTACGCGGGACCCGGCGGCGACGCCGAGCTCCTCGGGCTCTACTTCACCGACCACGGCCAGCACCAGGAGCACCGCCTCCTCGTCGACCACAACGCGCCGCACTGCAGGTCGAACGTGGCCTACAAGGGCGCGCTGCAGGGCCAGGACGCGCACGCCGTCTGGATCGGCGACGTCCTGATCAGAGCCGCCGCCGAGGGCACCGACTCGTACGAGCTCAACCGCAACCTCGTCCTCACGGACGGCGCGCGGGTCGACTCGGTCCCGAACCTGGAGATCGAGACCGGCGAGATCGCCGGCGCGGGCCACGCTTCGGCCACCGGCCGCTTCGACGACTCGCAGCTCTTCTACCTGCAGTCGCGCGGGATCCCGGAGGCCGAGGCCCGCCGTCTGGTGGTCCGCGGCTTCTTCGCCGAGCTGGTCCAGCAGATCGGTCTGCCGGACGTCGAGGAGCGCCTGCTCGACAAGATCGACGCCGAGCTGCAGGCAGCCGTCTGA
- a CDS encoding bifunctional 3-phenylpropionate/cinnamic acid dioxygenase ferredoxin subunit, with amino-acid sequence MAAFVRVCALSELEDDTPKRVEIDGTPVSVVRTEGEVFAINDICSHANVSLSEGEVENCTIECWLHGSSFDLRTGKPSGLPATRPVPVYPVKIEGDDVLVSVSQES; translated from the coding sequence ATGGCCGCCTTCGTCAGGGTCTGCGCACTGAGCGAGCTGGAGGACGACACCCCGAAGCGGGTGGAGATCGACGGCACGCCGGTGTCCGTGGTCCGCACGGAAGGGGAGGTGTTCGCGATCAACGACATCTGCTCGCACGCGAACGTCTCCCTCTCCGAGGGGGAGGTCGAGAACTGCACCATCGAGTGCTGGCTGCACGGTTCCAGCTTCGACCTCCGCACCGGCAAGCCGTCCGGCCTTCCCGCGACGCGCCCCGTCCCCGTTTACCCCGTAAAGATCGAAGGGGACGATGTGCTCGTCTCCGTATCCCAGGAGTCCTGA
- the sufC gene encoding Fe-S cluster assembly ATPase SufC: MATLEIRDLHVSVETENGTKEILKGVDLTVKQGETHAIMGPNGSGKSTLAYSLAGHPKYTITSGTVTLDGEDVLEMTVDERARAGVFLAMQYPVEVPGVSVSNFLRTSATAIRGEAPKLRTWVKEVKTAMETLQMDPAFAERNVNEGFSGGEKKRHEILQLELLKPKIAILDETDSGLDVDALRQVSDGVNRVREGGEVGTLLITHYTRILRYIKPDFVHVFANGRIAESGGPELADKLENEGYEAYTKGAPVSGANPEEDVA; this comes from the coding sequence ATGGCAACGCTTGAAATCCGCGACCTGCACGTCTCCGTCGAAACCGAGAACGGTACGAAGGAGATCCTCAAGGGCGTCGACCTGACCGTGAAGCAGGGCGAGACCCACGCCATCATGGGCCCGAACGGCTCCGGCAAGTCGACGCTGGCGTACTCCCTCGCGGGGCACCCCAAGTACACGATCACCAGCGGCACCGTCACCCTCGACGGGGAGGACGTGCTGGAGATGACCGTCGACGAGCGGGCCCGCGCCGGCGTCTTCCTCGCCATGCAGTACCCGGTCGAGGTCCCCGGCGTCTCCGTCTCCAACTTCCTGCGTACGTCGGCCACCGCCATCCGCGGCGAGGCGCCGAAGCTCCGTACCTGGGTGAAGGAGGTCAAGACGGCCATGGAGACCCTCCAGATGGACCCGGCCTTCGCCGAGCGCAACGTCAACGAGGGCTTCTCCGGCGGTGAGAAGAAGCGCCACGAGATCCTCCAGCTGGAGCTGCTCAAGCCGAAGATCGCGATCCTCGACGAGACGGACTCCGGTCTGGACGTCGACGCGCTGCGCCAGGTCTCCGACGGCGTCAACCGCGTCCGTGAGGGCGGAGAGGTCGGCACCCTGCTGATCACCCACTACACGCGCATCCTGCGCTACATCAAGCCCGACTTCGTGCACGTCTTCGCGAACGGCCGGATCGCCGAGTCCGGCGGCCCGGAGCTCGCCGACAAGCTGGAGAACGAGGGCTACGAGGCATACACGAAGGGTGCCCCCGTGAGCGGAGCGAACCCGGAGGAGGACGTCGCGTGA
- a CDS encoding cysteine desulfurase, with protein sequence MTQLPGLLDTDAIRKDFPLLDRVVHDGKKIVYLDNAATSQKPRQVIDALNEYYEQHNANVHRGVHVLAEEATALYEGARDKVAAFINAPSRDEVIFTKNASESLNLVANMLGWADEPYRVDHETEIVITEMEHHSNIVPWQLLSQRTGAKLKWFALTDDGRLDLSNVEEIITEKTKIVSFTLVSNLMGTVNPVEAIIRRAQEVGALVCIDASQAAPHMVLDVQALQADFVAFTGHKMVGPTGIGVLWGRQELLEDLPPFLGGGEMIETVSMHSSTYAPAPHKFEAGTPPIAQAVGLGAAVDYLSSIGMDKIAAHEHALTEYAMKRLGEIPDLRFIGPATALDRGATISFTLGDIHPHDVGQVLDEQGIAVRVGHHCARPVCLRYGIPATTRASFYLYSTPEEVDALADGLEHVRNFFG encoded by the coding sequence GTGACACAGCTGCCGGGCCTCCTGGACACCGACGCGATCCGCAAGGACTTCCCCCTGCTGGATCGTGTGGTCCACGACGGGAAGAAGATCGTTTACCTGGACAACGCGGCGACCTCGCAGAAGCCGCGCCAGGTGATCGACGCGCTGAACGAGTACTACGAGCAGCACAACGCCAACGTCCACCGCGGCGTGCATGTGCTCGCGGAGGAGGCCACGGCGCTGTACGAGGGCGCCCGCGACAAGGTCGCCGCCTTCATCAACGCACCGAGCCGCGACGAGGTGATCTTCACCAAGAACGCCTCCGAGTCGCTCAACCTCGTGGCCAACATGCTCGGCTGGGCCGACGAGCCGTACCGCGTCGACCACGAGACCGAGATCGTCATCACGGAGATGGAGCACCACTCCAACATCGTGCCGTGGCAGCTGCTCTCGCAGCGCACCGGCGCGAAGCTGAAGTGGTTCGCCCTCACCGACGACGGCCGCCTCGACCTGTCCAACGTCGAGGAGATCATCACCGAGAAGACGAAGATCGTCTCCTTCACGCTGGTCTCCAACCTGATGGGCACGGTCAACCCGGTCGAGGCGATCATCCGGCGCGCCCAGGAGGTCGGTGCGCTCGTCTGCATCGACGCCTCCCAGGCCGCACCGCACATGGTGCTCGACGTGCAGGCGCTGCAGGCCGACTTCGTGGCCTTCACCGGCCACAAGATGGTCGGCCCGACCGGGATCGGCGTCCTCTGGGGCCGTCAGGAGCTCCTTGAGGACCTCCCGCCGTTCCTCGGTGGGGGCGAGATGATCGAGACAGTGTCGATGCACTCCTCGACCTATGCCCCCGCGCCGCACAAGTTCGAGGCCGGTACGCCCCCGATCGCCCAGGCCGTCGGCCTCGGAGCGGCCGTGGACTACCTCTCGTCGATCGGCATGGACAAGATCGCCGCGCATGAGCACGCGCTCACCGAGTACGCCATGAAGCGGCTCGGTGAAATCCCGGACCTGCGGTTCATCGGACCGGCCACGGCCCTGGACCGCGGCGCGACGATCTCCTTCACGCTCGGCGACATCCACCCGCACGACGTGGGCCAGGTCCTCGACGAACAGGGCATCGCGGTCCGGGTCGGCCACCACTGCGCACGGCCGGTCTGCCTGCGGTACGGAATTCCTGCGACCACGCGGGCGTCGTTCTATCTGTACTCCACGCCCGAGGAGGTCGACGCGCTCGCGGACGGGCTGGAGCACGTACGGAACTTCTTCGGGTAG
- the sufU gene encoding Fe-S cluster assembly sulfur transfer protein SufU produces the protein MKLDSMYQEVILDHYKHPHGRGLRDGDAEVHHVNPTCGDEITLRVRYEGDRIADVSYEGQGCSISQASASVMNELLVGKELGDAQKIQSTFLELMQSRGQIEPDDAMEEVLEDAVAFAGVSKYPARVKCALLSWMAWKDATAQALSEGKTA, from the coding sequence GTGAAGCTGGATTCGATGTACCAGGAAGTGATCCTGGATCACTACAAGCACCCGCACGGGCGCGGTCTCCGTGACGGCGACGCCGAGGTGCACCACGTCAATCCGACGTGCGGTGACGAGATCACGCTGCGTGTGCGGTACGAGGGCGACCGCATCGCGGACGTCTCGTACGAGGGCCAGGGCTGCTCCATCAGCCAGGCCAGCGCGTCCGTGATGAACGAACTGCTGGTCGGCAAGGAGCTGGGCGACGCCCAGAAGATCCAGTCGACCTTCCTGGAGCTGATGCAGTCCAGGGGGCAGATCGAGCCGGACGACGCGATGGAGGAGGTGCTGGAGGACGCCGTCGCGTTCGCCGGTGTCTCGAAGTACCCGGCGCGTGTCAAGTGCGCGCTGCTGAGCTGGATGGCGTGGAAGGACGCGACGGCGCAGGCGCTGTCCGAAGGGAAGACCGCATGA
- a CDS encoding metal-sulfur cluster assembly factor, translating to MSENETATMKPASEEEVREALYDVVDPELGIDVVNLGLIYGIHVDDANIATLDMTLTSAACPLTDVIEDQAKSATEGIVNELKINWVWMPPWGPDKITDDGREQLRALGFNV from the coding sequence ATGAGCGAGAACGAGACCGCCACGATGAAGCCGGCCTCCGAGGAGGAGGTCCGCGAGGCGCTGTACGACGTCGTCGACCCCGAGCTGGGGATCGACGTGGTCAACCTGGGCCTGATCTACGGCATCCACGTGGACGACGCCAACATCGCCACGCTGGACATGACACTGACGTCCGCGGCCTGCCCGCTGACCGATGTCATCGAGGACCAGGCGAAGTCGGCCACCGAGGGCATCGTCAACGAGCTGAAGATCAACTGGGTCTGGATGCCGCCGTGGGGCCCGGACAAGATCACTGACGACGGCCGCGAGCAGCTGCGCGCGCTCGGCTTCAACGTCTGA
- a CDS encoding DUF7847 domain-containing protein, translated as MIPLQPLQLSDILNGAISTVGSYWRQLLGVAAVVYGGGAAIIAGALAVLYASLSGRIHGIVHAPGASDVTWHQAGPVVLGFSGVLIGAVLLNMVCTAMASATCATVLQEAVLGRPTSFGAVWRRAWSRVLPVIATVLLSGLIAIVPLLLVAGATAAVVVAAVSAQSGVLALVVGVLGGLVLLPLGAWLWVLFSLAPAAVVFERQGPIGALRRSAGLVRGAWWRVCGISLLALVIGSTAGSFIQLPFTMLGMFHSLGLPLGTASDPSAAQLLSGLTSYLALSLVGQTLSQLVSVTFPQLVTGLLYVDQRIRREELGPVLIEAAAGSETVGAP; from the coding sequence GTGATACCCCTGCAGCCGTTGCAGCTCAGCGACATCCTCAACGGCGCGATATCCACGGTGGGCAGCTACTGGAGGCAACTGCTCGGCGTGGCAGCGGTGGTGTACGGCGGCGGCGCCGCGATCATCGCCGGGGCGCTCGCCGTCCTCTACGCGTCGCTCTCCGGCCGTATCCACGGCATCGTCCACGCACCCGGGGCGTCCGACGTCACCTGGCACCAGGCCGGTCCCGTGGTGCTGGGGTTCTCCGGGGTGCTGATCGGCGCCGTGCTGCTGAACATGGTCTGCACTGCCATGGCCTCCGCGACCTGCGCGACCGTCCTGCAGGAGGCGGTGCTCGGCCGGCCGACGTCCTTCGGGGCAGTCTGGCGGCGGGCCTGGTCGCGGGTGCTTCCGGTGATCGCCACCGTACTGCTGAGCGGGCTGATCGCCATCGTCCCGCTGCTGCTGGTCGCGGGGGCGACGGCCGCTGTCGTCGTCGCGGCGGTCAGTGCGCAGAGCGGCGTCCTGGCGTTGGTGGTGGGCGTGCTCGGCGGGCTGGTTCTGCTGCCCCTGGGCGCATGGCTGTGGGTGCTGTTCAGCCTGGCTCCGGCCGCCGTGGTGTTCGAGCGCCAGGGACCGATCGGCGCACTGCGCCGGTCGGCCGGGCTGGTGCGGGGCGCATGGTGGCGGGTCTGCGGCATCTCACTACTGGCGCTGGTGATCGGCTCCACGGCGGGCTCCTTCATCCAGCTCCCCTTCACCATGCTGGGGATGTTCCACAGCCTGGGGCTCCCGCTGGGCACCGCGTCCGACCCGAGCGCGGCCCAGCTGCTGTCCGGTCTCACCAGCTATCTGGCGCTCTCCCTGGTGGGCCAGACGCTCAGCCAGCTCGTGTCGGTGACCTTCCCGCAGCTGGTGACGGGGCTGCTCTACGTCGACCAGCGGATACGCCGGGAGGAACTGGGCCCGGTGCTCATCGAGGCGGCGGCCGGGAGTGAGACCGTGGGCGCTCCGTGA
- a CDS encoding DMT family transporter, with amino-acid sequence MCTVVRMPYVLLAAAIAAEVGGTTAMKYSDGFSRLWPSLATAAGYVLAFVLLAQVLKSLSVGTAYAIWAGTGTAAIAAIGMIFLGESLSVAKLAGIVLVIAGVVLLNLGGSH; translated from the coding sequence ATGTGTACGGTCGTACGCATGCCCTATGTACTGCTCGCCGCGGCCATCGCCGCAGAGGTCGGCGGGACCACCGCCATGAAGTACAGCGACGGATTCAGCCGGCTGTGGCCCTCGCTGGCCACGGCGGCCGGCTATGTGCTCGCCTTCGTCCTGCTCGCCCAGGTGCTCAAGTCCCTGTCGGTGGGGACCGCTTACGCGATCTGGGCCGGCACCGGCACCGCCGCCATCGCGGCCATCGGCATGATCTTCCTGGGGGAGTCGCTGAGCGTGGCGAAGCTCGCCGGTATCGTCCTGGTCATCGCCGGGGTCGTCCTGCTCAATCTGGGCGGCTCGCACTGA
- a CDS encoding TetR/AcrR family transcriptional regulator, whose product MARRYDPDRRDRIIDAAIRVVGDQGIAGLSHRSVAAEADVPLGSTTYHFATLDELLVAALRKVSDEPRTGIGAWARALAEPGEGLAGRLTALLGRLVTGDRSRVRLEYELYLAALRREALRPVAAEWLDAFVEVVRAHVGGDAATARALVALFDGLLIQLLLTGRAFDPDEVRDALGRIIGGRDGPGRALP is encoded by the coding sequence ATGGCCCGGCGCTACGATCCGGACCGCCGGGACCGGATCATCGACGCCGCGATCCGGGTCGTCGGCGACCAGGGCATCGCCGGGCTGAGCCACCGCTCGGTCGCGGCGGAGGCCGATGTGCCGCTCGGATCGACGACGTACCACTTCGCCACCCTCGACGAACTGCTGGTCGCCGCGTTGCGCAAGGTCAGTGACGAGCCGCGGACCGGCATCGGGGCGTGGGCGCGGGCACTCGCCGAACCGGGCGAAGGGCTGGCCGGCCGGCTCACCGCGCTGCTCGGGCGGCTCGTCACGGGGGACCGGAGCCGGGTCCGGCTGGAGTACGAGCTGTATCTCGCCGCACTGCGCCGTGAGGCCCTGCGGCCCGTCGCGGCGGAGTGGCTGGACGCTTTCGTGGAGGTGGTCCGGGCACATGTCGGCGGTGACGCCGCCACGGCTCGCGCGCTGGTGGCCCTGTTCGACGGGCTGCTGATCCAACTCCTGCTCACCGGGCGGGCGTTCGACCCGGACGAGGTACGGGACGCGCTGGGCCGGATCATCGGGGGCCGGGATGGTCCGGGCCGGGCTCTCCCGTGA
- a CDS encoding winged helix-turn-helix transcriptional regulator — MTQRTRLDDADCAIAQALDVVGDWWTLLIVRDTARGVHRFDALQRELGMSRKVLTERLRLLVDAGVLGREPYQDRPARYEYRLTPRGSALLPVLIALQDWGDTWILGEGTTMATAGETSKEAERVRGLIGTRVPELRLTGPDGRPLDPVDPAAAHTVLYCFPAAYADRASYPPGWAGIPGTSGCTLESCTYRDRLAEFTAAGAAVHGVSTQRPDEQRAFAEKERLRFPLLSDADLELAAALRLPTFRTAGVSRLKRLTLVVDRDRTVREALYPVTDIEDSVRAALAAVSR; from the coding sequence ATGACACAGCGCACCCGCCTGGACGACGCCGACTGCGCGATCGCCCAGGCCCTGGATGTCGTGGGCGACTGGTGGACCCTGCTGATCGTGCGGGACACCGCGCGCGGGGTGCACCGCTTCGACGCGCTCCAGCGGGAGCTGGGGATGTCACGCAAGGTACTGACGGAGCGACTGCGCCTGCTGGTGGACGCGGGGGTGCTGGGGCGCGAGCCGTACCAGGACCGCCCGGCCAGGTACGAGTACCGGCTCACCCCACGGGGCAGCGCGCTGCTTCCGGTGCTGATCGCCCTCCAGGACTGGGGGGACACCTGGATCCTGGGAGAGGGAACCACGATGGCGACGGCCGGTGAGACGTCGAAGGAGGCCGAGCGGGTACGCGGCCTGATCGGCACGCGCGTGCCCGAGCTGCGGCTCACCGGTCCGGACGGGCGCCCGCTGGACCCGGTCGACCCGGCCGCCGCGCACACCGTCCTGTACTGCTTCCCCGCCGCCTACGCCGACCGCGCCTCCTACCCGCCCGGCTGGGCCGGGATCCCGGGGACCTCCGGCTGCACCCTGGAGTCGTGCACGTACCGCGACCGGCTGGCGGAGTTCACCGCCGCCGGGGCTGCCGTGCACGGGGTATCCACCCAGCGCCCGGACGAGCAGCGGGCGTTCGCCGAGAAGGAGCGGCTGCGCTTCCCGCTGCTCTCCGACGCGGACCTGGAGCTGGCGGCCGCGCTGCGGCTGCCGACCTTCCGCACGGCGGGGGTCAGCAGGCTGAAGCGGCTGACGCTCGTGGTGGACCGGGACCGGACCGTCCGCGAGGCGCTGTACCCGGTCACGGACATCGAGGACAGCGTGCGGGCGGCGCTCGCCGCGGTCAGCCGCTGA
- the dapD gene encoding 2,3,4,5-tetrahydropyridine-2,6-dicarboxylate N-succinyltransferase yields the protein MTDTLSQTPARSTGAVAAGLATIAADGTVLDTWFPAPGLAAEPGPAGTERLSAERAAELLGEAAPKAVGPDPRRGVEVVAVRTVIASLDDKPLDTHDVYLRLHLLSHRLVQPHGQSLDGMFGLLANVAWTSLGPVAVDDIEKVRLNARAEGLHLQVTSIDKFPRMTDYVAPKGVRIADADRVRLGAHLADGTTVMHEGFVNFNAGTLGTSMVEGRISAGVVVGNGSDVGGGASTMGTLSGGGNVRITIGERCLVGAEAGVGIALGDECVVEAGLYVTAGTRITMPDGQIVKARELSGASNILFRRNSVTGTVEARPNNAVWGGLNEILHSHN from the coding sequence ATGACCGACACGCTCTCGCAGACCCCTGCCCGCTCCACCGGCGCCGTGGCCGCCGGACTTGCCACGATCGCCGCCGACGGCACCGTCCTCGACACCTGGTTCCCCGCGCCCGGACTGGCCGCCGAGCCCGGCCCCGCGGGCACCGAGCGGCTCTCCGCCGAGCGCGCGGCGGAGCTGCTGGGCGAGGCCGCCCCGAAGGCCGTGGGCCCCGACCCGCGGCGCGGCGTCGAGGTCGTCGCCGTCCGTACGGTCATCGCCTCGCTCGACGACAAGCCGCTGGACACGCACGACGTCTATCTCCGGCTGCACCTGCTCTCGCACCGGCTGGTCCAGCCGCACGGCCAGAGCCTGGACGGGATGTTCGGCCTGCTCGCCAACGTCGCCTGGACCTCGCTCGGTCCGGTCGCCGTGGACGACATCGAGAAGGTGCGGCTGAACGCCCGCGCCGAGGGCCTGCACCTCCAGGTCACCTCGATCGACAAGTTCCCGCGGATGACGGACTACGTGGCGCCCAAGGGCGTCCGGATCGCCGACGCCGACCGGGTCCGCCTCGGCGCGCACCTCGCCGACGGCACGACCGTCATGCACGAGGGCTTCGTCAACTTCAACGCGGGCACGCTCGGCACCTCCATGGTCGAGGGCCGGATCTCCGCGGGCGTCGTGGTCGGCAACGGCTCCGACGTCGGCGGCGGCGCCTCCACGATGGGTACCCTCTCCGGCGGCGGCAACGTCCGTATCACCATCGGAGAGCGCTGCCTGGTCGGCGCCGAGGCGGGCGTCGGGATCGCGCTCGGCGACGAGTGCGTCGTCGAGGCCGGGCTCTATGTGACCGCGGGCACCCGGATCACGATGCCCGACGGGCAGATCGTCAAGGCACGTGAGCTCTCCGGCGCCTCGAACATCCTCTTCCGCCGCAACTCGGTCACCGGCACGGTGGAGGCCCGCCCGAACAACGCGGTCTGGGGCGGCCTCAACGAGATCCTGCACAGCCACAACTGA
- the dapA gene encoding 4-hydroxy-tetrahydrodipicolinate synthase, producing the protein MTPSQPFGRALCAMITPFTAAGELDLEGAQRLAEHLVGAGCDGLVLSGTTGESPTTTDAEKTALVRAVAEAVGDRAHIVAGVGSASTRHTVELARSAESAGADGLLVVTPYYSRPPQDAVEAHFRTVADATGLPVMLYDIPGRTGTRIGTGTLLRLSAHPRITAVKDCAYDLLGSTKVISRTGLAYYSGCEELNLPLYAVGGSGFVSTVANVVPRQLRAVLDAYDAPDPAEAARLNRLNTPLVELMMASGLPGTVTAKALLGSAGLPAGPVREPLRPAGRDAVDGLRRAYAELPAAG; encoded by the coding sequence ATGACCCCTTCGCAGCCCTTCGGGCGTGCACTCTGCGCAATGATCACGCCGTTCACCGCTGCCGGTGAGCTCGACCTGGAGGGCGCGCAGCGGCTCGCCGAGCATCTGGTCGGTGCGGGGTGTGACGGGCTCGTCCTCAGCGGCACCACCGGGGAGTCCCCGACCACCACGGATGCCGAGAAGACCGCGTTGGTACGGGCGGTCGCCGAGGCCGTCGGCGACCGGGCGCACATCGTGGCGGGGGTGGGCAGCGCCTCGACCCGGCACACCGTCGAGCTCGCACGGTCGGCCGAGAGCGCGGGCGCGGACGGTCTGCTGGTGGTGACCCCCTACTACAGCCGCCCTCCGCAGGACGCCGTCGAAGCCCACTTCCGTACGGTCGCCGACGCCACCGGGCTGCCGGTGATGCTCTACGACATCCCCGGCCGCACCGGTACCCGGATCGGTACCGGGACGCTGCTGAGGCTCTCCGCGCACCCGCGCATCACGGCCGTGAAGGACTGCGCGTACGACCTGCTGGGCTCCACCAAGGTCATCTCCCGTACCGGGCTTGCCTATTACTCCGGCTGCGAGGAGCTGAACCTGCCGCTGTACGCGGTCGGCGGATCGGGCTTCGTCAGTACGGTCGCGAACGTGGTCCCGCGACAGCTGCGGGCGGTGCTCGACGCGTACGACGCGCCGGATCCCGCCGAGGCCGCACGGCTCAACCGGCTCAACACTCCCCTGGTGGAGCTGATGATGGCGTCCGGCCTGCCGGGCACGGTGACCGCGAAGGCCCTGCTCGGCTCGGCCGGACTGCCGGCCGGGCCGGTCCGTGAACCGCTGCGGCCCGCCGGCCGCGATGCGGTCGACGGGCTGCGCAGGGCGTACGCGGAGCTGCCAGCCGCCGGGTGA
- a CDS encoding COG4315 family predicted lipoprotein: protein MRSSISTAAAVAAVGLFAAAVSGCSSANGSKSQDPGAGSSPSSSMTASSSATTSTGLRTVMIKDTSLGKILVTGKGRTLYVFEADKTSKSTCSGSCAKAWPPLLVKNKPTAQSGVQDKLLSTSVRSGGGKQVTYKGHPLYTFLGDRTPGQMNGQGLTQFGAKWFVVGPDGKKITTQPKASSSPSGSANPSSSASSGSGY, encoded by the coding sequence ATGAGGAGCAGCATCAGTACAGCGGCCGCCGTAGCTGCGGTTGGCCTTTTCGCCGCGGCGGTGAGCGGCTGTTCCAGTGCGAACGGATCGAAGTCCCAGGACCCCGGGGCCGGATCCTCGCCGTCGAGCAGCATGACGGCGTCGAGCAGCGCGACGACCTCGACCGGGCTGCGGACGGTCATGATCAAGGACACCTCGCTGGGCAAGATCCTCGTCACCGGGAAGGGCCGGACGCTCTACGTCTTCGAGGCGGACAAGACCAGCAAGTCGACCTGTTCGGGTTCCTGCGCCAAGGCGTGGCCGCCGCTGCTGGTCAAGAACAAGCCGACCGCGCAGAGCGGGGTGCAGGACAAACTGCTGAGCACGTCGGTCCGGAGCGGGGGCGGCAAGCAGGTCACCTACAAGGGCCACCCGCTCTATACGTTCCTGGGCGACCGCACGCCCGGCCAGATGAACGGCCAGGGCCTCACCCAGTTCGGCGCCAAGTGGTTCGTCGTGGGCCCCGACGGCAAGAAGATCACCACCCAGCCGAAGGCCAGCAGCTCACCTTCGGGCAGCGCCAACCCGTCGAGCAGTGCCAGCAGCGGCTCGGGCTACTGA